Proteins found in one Microcoleus sp. FACHB-831 genomic segment:
- a CDS encoding adenylate/guanylate cyclase domain-containing protein has product MAHPTNNSRTYLNSLLQQRNEHPENHSEIDRQIQETFSQTQAIMVLDMSGFSRTTLRYGIIHFLAMIHRMTAVVAPAISECGGTIIKQEADNIFAVFPDVSPAVDAALDLLKRTTAVNTMLPEEQDIYLSIGIGYGEVLMVEEEDIYGSELNLTSKLGEDLAQRGEVLITQAAFNKLQPPAEKWEKLEISVSGIELIAYKAKF; this is encoded by the coding sequence ATGGCGCATCCTACCAACAACTCGCGAACTTACCTTAACAGTCTGCTTCAGCAAAGGAACGAGCATCCCGAAAACCACTCAGAAATAGATCGACAAATCCAGGAAACTTTCAGCCAAACCCAAGCCATCATGGTGCTTGATATGTCTGGCTTCTCGCGCACGACTCTCCGTTATGGAATTATCCATTTTCTCGCTATGATCCACCGGATGACTGCCGTTGTCGCTCCCGCCATATCTGAATGTGGCGGTACTATTATTAAACAGGAAGCTGACAACATATTTGCTGTTTTTCCTGATGTTTCACCCGCCGTAGACGCTGCACTTGATTTGCTCAAACGCACAACTGCTGTAAACACCATGCTGCCAGAGGAGCAAGACATCTACCTCAGCATCGGTATTGGCTATGGCGAAGTTTTAATGGTCGAAGAAGAGGATATATACGGGTCTGAGTTAAACTTAACCTCGAAGCTGGGTGAGGATTTGGCTCAACGAGGAGAAGTTTTAATTACACAAGCCGCTTTTAACAAGCTACAACCGCCTGCTGAGAAATGGGAGAAGCTAGAAATATCAGTCTCAGGCATAGAGTTGATCGCCTATAAAGCAAAATTTTAA
- a CDS encoding HDIG domain-containing metalloprotein has product MLNLLTQQFEEWRQSAKSATASLPQLPLRLLFPSRVYDNLPARARQHYTPNPPTNSSKHRSSRPPVVLLLAVVSLTGTMGHRFYNPPRLDVGKTAPETIKAPKDASVEDLKTTEEKRKDARTGAVAVLMMNQDVTQQVYEDVERSLSYGDEIRDMAGGFPVVPTTVLSSAAQIDLRNASESEWLSLLAATNTRNGQLTPKKQETPTTSLPGVQGQPPNDQNQESLFTNSSLLGISSVFNGSVSPALTELKAYRQTASPQKWQELIDSITAARQRYAIARAALEAEGKSKSRFDASLLDISNNDWISTQMGVREAATRILSQGIPPGLPPEILKPAVRIHISSLVPRDAEPIATSLLVELVKPNLIEDKEQTKRRAEQAAQAVKPEMVTIRVGDPIVREGEIITSADFILLEHFKLSQRGISWRGIVGFGSLVCVGVGVFCFVQRRFNPHLRQRDQLLVLLLTLSTPLLMPLGVFYTNLAAIGLLAGSFYGFPVGATVVGLLTGVLAIGFEISWDYLLAGAAGATLVSLMSARMRSREELALLGIAVGLTQGGVFLVTNLIISASAGAVLYTVLQEAALYGLSGLAWSIVALGLSPYLEHLFDLVTPIRLAELANPNRPLLKRLAAETPGTFQHTLFVATLAEAAARVLGCNVELVRAGTLYHDIGKMHDPLGFIENQMGGPNKHDEINDPWKSAEIIKKHVSEGLVMARKYRLPKAIRAFIPEHQGTILIAYFYHQAQQLAQQDPTIELRQEEFRYDGPIPQSRETGVVMLADACEAALRSLKEATPEQALSTINKILRARWKDNQLLDCGLTREDLSTIAEVFVQVWQQYNHQRIAYPKVVTCK; this is encoded by the coding sequence ATGCTGAACTTATTGACGCAGCAGTTCGAGGAATGGCGACAAAGCGCTAAAAGCGCTACCGCATCGCTACCCCAACTGCCGCTTCGCTTGCTGTTTCCATCCAGGGTATACGACAATCTACCAGCGCGTGCTAGGCAGCACTATACGCCAAACCCGCCGACCAACTCAAGCAAGCACCGATCCTCGCGTCCGCCAGTTGTTTTACTGCTGGCAGTGGTGTCCCTGACAGGTACGATGGGGCATCGCTTTTACAATCCACCAAGGCTTGATGTAGGGAAAACTGCGCCTGAAACCATCAAAGCACCAAAGGACGCCAGCGTTGAGGATCTCAAAACTACTGAAGAAAAAAGGAAAGACGCTCGAACTGGTGCTGTAGCAGTCTTGATGATGAATCAGGATGTCACTCAACAAGTGTACGAGGATGTGGAGCGATCGCTCAGTTATGGCGACGAAATCCGCGACATGGCTGGCGGTTTTCCGGTTGTTCCCACTACAGTGTTGTCTTCTGCGGCACAGATCGATCTGCGTAACGCCTCTGAGTCTGAGTGGCTATCCCTGTTAGCAGCAACTAACACCAGGAACGGACAGCTAACGCCCAAGAAGCAAGAGACGCCAACAACCTCACTTCCTGGCGTACAAGGGCAACCTCCGAACGACCAAAATCAAGAATCCCTGTTTACTAATTCTTCCTTGCTTGGCATTTCCTCTGTATTTAATGGATCTGTCTCACCAGCGCTTACCGAACTAAAAGCTTACCGTCAGACGGCTTCTCCCCAAAAGTGGCAAGAATTAATTGACAGCATTACAGCAGCCAGACAACGCTACGCGATCGCCCGCGCCGCACTTGAAGCAGAGGGTAAATCAAAATCTCGCTTCGACGCCTCGCTTCTAGATATCTCCAATAATGACTGGATTTCTACACAAATGGGCGTCCGCGAGGCGGCTACTCGCATTCTTAGCCAAGGCATCCCCCCAGGATTGCCTCCTGAGATCTTAAAACCAGCCGTCAGAATTCATATAAGTTCCTTGGTTCCTAGGGATGCGGAACCTATAGCAACAAGTCTGTTGGTAGAACTCGTAAAACCCAACTTAATCGAAGATAAAGAACAAACAAAACGACGCGCAGAACAGGCAGCACAAGCGGTTAAGCCTGAAATGGTGACGATACGGGTAGGAGATCCGATCGTCCGGGAAGGTGAGATCATCACCAGCGCAGATTTTATACTCCTAGAACATTTCAAACTCAGCCAAAGGGGAATCAGTTGGCGAGGTATTGTTGGGTTTGGCAGTTTGGTGTGCGTCGGGGTTGGTGTTTTCTGCTTCGTGCAACGACGGTTTAACCCTCACTTGCGCCAACGCGACCAACTTTTGGTGTTGCTGCTAACTTTGAGTACGCCCCTGCTAATGCCTTTGGGCGTGTTTTATACTAACTTGGCGGCAATTGGCCTGCTAGCAGGCAGCTTTTACGGTTTTCCTGTAGGGGCGACAGTAGTAGGGCTGCTGACTGGGGTATTAGCGATTGGCTTTGAAATCAGCTGGGATTATTTGCTTGCTGGTGCTGCTGGTGCTACCTTGGTTAGCTTGATGTCTGCGAGAATGCGATCGCGTGAAGAACTCGCTCTCTTGGGCATCGCTGTCGGTTTAACTCAGGGCGGCGTTTTCTTAGTTACAAATCTTATTATCAGCGCATCTGCTGGTGCAGTGTTGTATACGGTGCTACAAGAAGCCGCTTTATACGGTCTTTCTGGTTTGGCTTGGAGTATTGTCGCCCTCGGTCTTAGCCCTTACCTAGAACACTTGTTTGACCTCGTAACGCCTATTCGTTTAGCGGAATTGGCTAACCCGAACCGCCCCTTGTTGAAACGTTTAGCTGCTGAAACTCCCGGCACTTTTCAGCACACTTTGTTTGTCGCTACGCTTGCAGAAGCAGCCGCCCGCGTGTTGGGCTGCAATGTGGAACTTGTTAGGGCAGGTACGCTATACCACGATATTGGTAAAATGCACGACCCGTTGGGATTTATTGAAAATCAGATGGGTGGCCCGAACAAGCACGATGAGATTAATGACCCTTGGAAGAGTGCTGAGATTATCAAAAAGCACGTTAGTGAAGGGCTGGTGATGGCTCGCAAGTATCGGTTGCCCAAGGCAATTCGAGCTTTTATCCCAGAGCATCAGGGAACGATATTGATTGCCTATTTCTATCACCAAGCACAACAGCTAGCCCAGCAAGACCCGACTATAGAGCTGCGCCAGGAGGAGTTCCGCTACGACGGGCCAATTCCTCAATCGCGAGAAACTGGGGTTGTAATGCTGGCGGATGCTTGTGAGGCAGCATTGCGATCGCTCAAGGAAGCTACTCCCGAACAAGCACTCTCCACCATTAATAAAATACTCCGCGCCCGCTGGAAAGACAACCAACTACTAGATTGCGGTCTAACGCGAGAAGACTTATCAACTATTGCTGAAGTTTTTGTACAAGTATGGCAACAGTACAATCACCAACGCATTGCTTATCCTAAAGTAGTGACTTGCAAATAG
- a CDS encoding CHAT domain-containing protein produces MGLINWLGNLATQGQKFAGKISWRQLNLQAFTLYQQGKFYEAAVIAEQALDLAFSLYQDDHPDVATSLSNLALFYKSQGKFSEAEPKYQEALAMRQRLFEGDHPDVATSLNNLAGIYDSQGKFSEAELLFQQALAMWLRLFQGDHPDVATSLNNLAAFYDSQGKFSEAEPKYQEALAMLQRLFEGDHPNVATSLNNLASLYQSQGRYSEAEPKYQEALAMRQRLFEGDHPNVATSLNNLASLYQSQGRYSEAEPLYQQALAMLQRLFNGDHPDVATSLNNLAAFYESQGKFSEAELLFQQALAMLQRLFEGDHPDVATSLNNLAGIYDSQGRYTEAEPLYQQALAMRQCLFEGDHPDVAQSLNNLASLYDSQGRYSKAELLFQQSLAMTQRLFEDDHPQEASILNNLAGLLAATDRPTQALELIQQAAAMEGRIIRRQFAYSSERDRLTYLDTIRTTLEGLLSLVWRYLSDSPEAVQIALDVVLQRKSLSASAIAAFNYALYSGRYPHLQEEFTQLRRLQAELVHLTFDPPLPDPKVPVETYQSLRKAQQKKLAELEAQCQQLEKQLASQVPEIQLQEQECDRRAVALELPSGSTLVEFVRFNLFDFTAPEKTRWQTAQYVAFILPAQQPDAVQMIKLGKAEPIDKLIRVFREAFVKSSNSLGNRKKTKTPDADVGEKPIQQISDPNADVGEKLRQQIFDSILSELRTQVSEVSKHFFIAPDGNLNLLPFQILPMPETDKLLMDEYTISYLSVGRDILRRKVETNRPVSDALIIANPDFNLSVSSKDFSHSSPRSQVQPGNAFREVLPPQLSALSSTFEAVPETGFLGERVAEKLGVKPYLQQEALEPILTSSKCPRLLMIATHGYFAEENQPAYLNLIAQLLNCADGEEREILQKHPQLLDEKLPEIMADVTTYLAANDDENSANWLRNFAKQLPEIINKINPNNSETHRFTTTLVENPMMRSGLAFAGAETWLKGGKLPPEAGKGFLFAQDIISIDLWDNEIAILVACETAIGDIKNGEGVFGLRRAFAVAGTKTLVMSLWSVPVKATVLLMERFFDNLQGGLRRVDALQEAQNYIRRITIEELQQFPLGCEVIDELLTLKLLPKNQLSCQEFRLLEHPFFWGAWVCQGEITNQDLRRHTTYSVPNKGDRV; encoded by the coding sequence ATGGGATTAATTAATTGGTTGGGAAATTTGGCGACACAGGGACAAAAGTTTGCCGGGAAAATATCTTGGCGACAGCTAAACCTACAGGCGTTTACACTTTATCAGCAAGGTAAGTTCTATGAGGCAGCAGTAATTGCCGAACAAGCTTTAGATTTGGCATTCTCCCTTTACCAAGACGATCATCCTGATGTGGCAACCAGTTTGAGCAATTTGGCACTATTTTACAAATCCCAAGGCAAATTCAGCGAAGCGGAACCAAAATACCAAGAAGCACTGGCGATGAGACAACGCCTATTTGAGGGCGATCATCCTGATGTGGCAACCAGTTTGAACAATTTGGCAGGAATTTACGACTCCCAAGGCAAATTCAGCGAAGCTGAACTTCTGTTTCAACAAGCATTGGCGATGTGGCTGCGCCTGTTTCAGGGCGATCATCCTGATGTGGCAACCAGTTTGAACAATTTGGCAGCATTTTACGACTCCCAAGGCAAATTCAGCGAAGCGGAACCAAAATACCAAGAAGCACTGGCGATGTTGCAGCGCCTGTTTGAGGGCGATCATCCCAATGTGGCAACCAGTTTGAACAATCTGGCATCACTTTACCAATCCCAAGGGAGATACAGTGAAGCGGAACCAAAATACCAAGAAGCACTGGCGATGAGACAACGCCTATTTGAGGGCGATCATCCCAATGTGGCAACCAGTTTGAACAATCTGGCATCACTTTACCAATCCCAAGGGAGATACAGTGAAGCTGAACCCCTGTACCAACAAGCATTGGCGATGCTTCAGCGCCTGTTTAACGGCGATCATCCCGATGTGGCAACCAGTTTGAACAATTTGGCAGCATTTTACGAATCCCAAGGCAAATTCAGCGAAGCGGAACTTCTGTTTCAACAAGCACTGGCGATGCTTCAACGCCTATTTGAGGGCGATCATCCTGATGTGGCAACCAGTTTGAACAATTTAGCAGGAATTTACGACTCCCAAGGCAGATACACTGAAGCGGAACCCCTGTACCAACAAGCACTGGCGATGAGACAGTGCCTGTTTGAAGGCGATCATCCCGATGTGGCACAAAGTTTGAATAATTTGGCATCACTTTACGACTCCCAAGGCAGATACAGTAAAGCGGAACTTTTGTTCCAACAATCACTGGCGATGACACAGCGCCTATTTGAGGACGATCATCCCCAAGAGGCATCCATTTTGAACAATTTGGCAGGCTTATTAGCAGCTACCGATCGCCCTACGCAAGCGCTAGAACTGATACAGCAAGCAGCAGCAATGGAAGGGCGAATCATTCGCCGCCAGTTTGCTTACAGTTCCGAACGCGATCGCCTCACCTATCTTGATACGATCAGAACTACATTAGAAGGTTTACTCTCCCTCGTCTGGCGCTACCTTTCCGACTCCCCAGAAGCGGTGCAAATTGCCCTCGATGTAGTGCTGCAACGCAAGTCCCTCAGCGCTTCTGCGATCGCTGCTTTCAACTATGCTTTATATAGCGGACGCTATCCCCACTTGCAAGAAGAATTTACTCAACTGCGCCGCCTGCAAGCAGAACTCGTTCATCTTACCTTCGATCCACCCCTCCCCGATCCAAAAGTTCCCGTAGAAACATACCAATCTCTGCGAAAAGCGCAGCAAAAAAAGCTTGCCGAATTAGAAGCACAATGCCAACAATTAGAAAAGCAACTGGCATCCCAAGTCCCGGAAATTCAACTGCAAGAACAAGAATGCGATCGTCGCGCCGTCGCTTTGGAATTGCCGTCAGGTTCTACTTTAGTGGAATTTGTTCGCTTCAATCTATTTGATTTTACTGCCCCAGAAAAAACGCGATGGCAAACTGCCCAATATGTAGCGTTTATCTTACCTGCCCAACAACCAGATGCGGTGCAGATGATTAAATTAGGAAAAGCAGAACCAATTGATAAGTTAATTCGAGTTTTTCGAGAAGCATTTGTGAAATCTAGTAACTCGCTAGGCAATAGAAAAAAAACGAAAACTCCCGATGCAGATGTTGGGGAAAAACCGATTCAACAAATTTCCGATCCTAATGCAGATGTCGGGGAAAAACTGCGTCAACAAATATTCGATTCTATCCTTTCTGAATTAAGAACCCAGGTTTCGGAAGTTTCCAAACATTTCTTTATTGCACCCGATGGCAACTTAAACCTGCTACCGTTTCAGATATTACCGATGCCAGAAACGGACAAATTGCTCATGGATGAATACACTATTAGTTATCTGAGTGTCGGGCGAGATATCCTGCGGCGAAAAGTGGAAACAAACCGTCCTGTTTCTGATGCTTTGATTATCGCCAATCCAGATTTTAACTTATCCGTTAGTAGTAAGGACTTCAGTCATTCTTCTCCTCGTTCCCAGGTTCAACCTGGGAACGCATTCCGGGAGGTTCTACCTCCCCAATTATCAGCTTTAAGTTCTACTTTTGAAGCCGTACCGGAAACAGGTTTTTTAGGCGAAAGAGTTGCCGAAAAACTCGGCGTTAAACCCTATCTGCAACAGGAAGCTTTAGAACCTATTCTCACTAGCAGTAAATGTCCCCGCTTGTTGATGATTGCCACTCACGGTTACTTTGCCGAAGAAAATCAACCAGCTTATCTTAATTTAATTGCTCAACTCCTCAACTGTGCCGACGGTGAGGAACGAGAAATCTTACAAAAACACCCTCAATTGCTAGATGAAAAATTGCCGGAAATCATGGCAGATGTCACCACTTATCTAGCTGCCAACGATGACGAAAATAGCGCCAATTGGTTACGCAATTTCGCCAAGCAATTACCGGAAATCATCAATAAAATCAACCCGAATAATTCAGAAACACATCGCTTTACCACCACCCTAGTGGAAAACCCGATGATGCGTTCAGGGCTTGCCTTTGCGGGTGCCGAAACTTGGCTAAAAGGTGGCAAACTTCCGCCAGAAGCAGGCAAAGGTTTTCTGTTCGCCCAAGATATCATCAGTATCGACTTATGGGATAATGAGATCGCGATTTTAGTTGCCTGCGAAACTGCGATTGGTGATATCAAAAATGGTGAAGGCGTATTCGGTTTACGTCGCGCTTTTGCTGTCGCTGGAACGAAAACTTTGGTAATGAGTTTGTGGTCAGTTCCCGTCAAAGCAACCGTGCTACTAATGGAGCGATTTTTTGATAACTTGCAGGGCGGTTTAAGACGGGTTGATGCGTTACAAGAAGCGCAAAATTATATTCGCAGAATTACGATCGAAGAATTGCAACAATTTCCGCTCGGTTGTGAGGTAATCGATGAACTTTTGACATTAAAACTATTACCAAAAAATCAGCTATCTTGTCAAGAATTTAGACTGCTTGAACATCCATTTTTCTGGGGTGCTTGGGTTTGTCAGGGAGAGATAACAAATCAGGACTTACGCAGGCACACTACATATAGCGTGCCGAACAAGGGCGATCGCGTTTGA